From one bacterium genomic stretch:
- a CDS encoding metallophosphoesterase, translated as MGTRFAVVGDIHGRFEDLADALERVRDKWGQLDFILAVGDVEPNRGYEDHLGVVGPPRYRKVGDFPRVAAGDISLGAPLYFIGGNHDPYPALDQAGAGEWAPGVWWLGRYGVSKVADVNVGFLSGIYSRKYSDTPELKRNDPKQRIYWHRSEVERLSRVARRHHGRVDVLLTHDWPSGVGTNRDGKPVGDPAVRQLTEAIRPRIHACGHMHHDHRARIGPTQVLCLAKPLNTPDRVQGVAVVERDRKGDLRVVT; from the coding sequence ATGGGAACCAGATTCGCCGTTGTGGGCGACATCCACGGCAGGTTCGAAGACCTCGCAGACGCCCTAGAGAGGGTCCGCGACAAGTGGGGCCAGCTTGATTTCATACTCGCCGTGGGGGACGTGGAACCCAACCGAGGGTACGAAGATCATCTTGGGGTGGTGGGACCGCCCCGCTACCGCAAGGTGGGCGACTTCCCACGGGTAGCAGCCGGTGACATCAGCCTGGGCGCGCCCCTGTACTTCATCGGGGGAAACCACGACCCCTATCCCGCGTTGGACCAAGCCGGGGCAGGGGAATGGGCACCGGGAGTGTGGTGGCTGGGCCGCTACGGTGTTAGCAAAGTAGCCGACGTGAACGTCGGGTTCTTGTCGGGTATCTACTCGCGCAAATACAGCGACACCCCAGAACTGAAACGCAACGACCCCAAGCAGCGGATCTACTGGCACCGGTCCGAAGTGGAACGACTCTCCCGTGTGGCCCGACGCCACCATGGACGTGTCGATGTGCTGTTGACGCATGACTGGCCGTCGGGAGTGGGCACCAACCGCGACGGCAAACCGGTAGGCGACCCGGCGGTGCGTCAACTAACCGAAGCGATACGACCCCGGATCCATGCCTGCGGTCACATGCACCACGACCACCGAGCCCGCATCGGCCCCACCCAGGTCCTATGCCTGGCCAAACCGCTCAACACCCCTGATCGGGTACAAGG